The DNA region GGCCCGGCGACCGCATCCTGCTCATGCTCGCCAACCAGGTCGAGCTGTGGGACGTCATGCTGGCCGTGATCAAGCTCGGCGCCGTGGTCATCCCCGCCACCACCCTGCTCGCCGAGGGCGACCTGCGGGACCGCATCGCGCGCGGCGGGATCAAACACGTGATCGCGCGCGCCGAGTTGGCCGGGCGCTTCGCCGACATCTCCGGCGACTACCAGCGGATCTCGGTCGGCGGGGACGAGCGGGGTGGCGCGCCGGAGGGCTGGACCGATCTGGCCGCCGCGATGGACGCCTCGCCCGACTTCGAGCCCAGCCACACCACCCACGCCGACGACACACTGCTGCTGTACTTCACCTCAGGAACCACCAGCAAGCCCAAGCTCGTCGAGCACACGCACGCCTCCTACCCCGCGGGCCACCTGTCGACCATGTACTGGATCGGCCTGCAGCCCGGCGACGTCCACCTCAACGTCTCCTCCCCCGGCTGGGCAAAGCACGCCTGGTCCAACGTCTTCACCCCGTGGATCGCCGGGTCGTGCGTGTTCATCTACAACTATTCGCGGTTCGACGCGACGGCGATGATGCGCGAGATGGACCGCTGCGGGGTGACCAGCCTGTGCTGCCCCCCGACCGTGTGGCGGATGCTCATCCAGGCCGACCTGACCCAGCTGCAGGTCCCGCCCCGCCTGGCGGTGGGCGCCGGCGAGCCGCTCAACCCCGAGGTCATCGGCCGGGTCCGGGACGCGTGGGGGGTGACGATCCGCGACGGGTTCGGCCAGACCGAGACCACCGTGCAGATCGCCAACACCCCGGGCCAGCCCATCAAGGACGGCTCGATGGGCCGCCCGTGCCCCGGCTTCGACGTGGTGCTGGTCGACCCGGCCACCGGCCAGGAGGTCGCCGGCGACGGCGCGGAGGGCGAGATCTGCCTGCGCCTCGATCCCCGCCCGCTGGGTCTGATGGTCGGTTACCACGGTGATGCCGAGCGCACCGACGCCGCCTACGCGGACGGCTTCTACCACACCGGTGACGTGGGATCCCGGGACACGGAGGGCTACATCACCTACGTCGGGCGCACCGACGACGTGTTCAAGTCCTCCGACTACCGGATCTCGCCGTTCGAGCTGGAATCGGTGCTGCTCGAGCACCCGGCCGTCGCCGAGGCCGCCGTCGTCCCCTCCCCCGACCCGGTGCGGCTGAGCGTGCCCAAGGCCTTCGTCGTCCTGGCCGGCGGGTGGGAGCCCACCGAGGACACGGCGCGCGAGATCTTCGAGTACTCGCGCACCCATCTGGCCGGGTACAAGCGGGTCCGGCGCCTGCAGTTCACCGACCTGCCCAAGACCATCTCCGGCAAGATCAGGCGGGTGGAGCTGCGCCGGGGCGAGGTCGACAACGGCCCGTCGGTGGACTTCCCCGGTGAGTTCCGCGAGGACGCACTGCGCTGACGGTGGACGCCGTCCGGGGCGTGCGAGGACGGGCGACGACGACGAGGTGGTCGTCCCCGTCCGGTGCGCGGTCCGCGGGCGGGATCCGCCCGGGGCAGGTCCCGACGCGGCTCAACTCCGGAGGAGGCCGTCGATCTCCTCGGGCGTCCAGGGCGGATGCGAGTGGAAATCGCGGTACGCCAGGATCTGCGCCTCCGGCGTGGGGAATCGTCCGATGAAGCCGCCCGAGCCGGCGAAGACGCCGCCGGTGATCCCCGCGGATAGGTCGGAGACGAGATAGGTGTAGAGGGGTGCGACGTACTCCGGCCCCGCCGGGTCCAGTGCCCCGGCCACGCTCAGTTCGTCGAGCATTCCCCGCCGGCCCAGGTCCCGGATCTGCTCCTCGTAGGCCTCACCGCTGGACAGGCGGGTGCGCGCGCCGGGGCACACGACGTTCGCCCGGACCCCGTGCTCGGCCAGTTCCGCCGCGATCGCCATGGTCAGCGACGTCACGGCGCCCTTCCCGGCCGGGTAGCCGGTTCCGCCGTAGTCGCCCTTCCAGGCGAACGACGACGTGGTGACGATCGCGCCCGAGCCCGCCTCCACCAGGTGAGGCGCGAAGACGCGACAGGGGGCGAACACCGTGCCCAGGTGGGCGTCGATGAGGTCGGCGAAGTCGGCGTGGGACACCGTGAGGATCGACGACCCCGCCGGTTCGGGCACCCCGGCGCACGTGATGAGCCCGCCCACGACCGAGTCCCCCTCCCTCGCCCGGGCGAGAAGTTCCTCGGCCACGGCGGGCTCGTGCGCAGACCCGGCGACGCCGCGGATCCGGCCGGTCGACCGTGCCGCGAGGTCGTCGACCTGCTCGGCCAGCGCCCGTGGATCCCGGCCGTTGAGCACGACGTCCGCACCCCGGGCCGCCAGTTCCTCGGCCACCGCGGCCCCGATCCCGCGCGAGGATCCGGTGACGGCGTAGGCCCGCCCGGCCAGGTGGAGCGCGGTCACTGCCGGCGGTCGTGGTCGGGCCCGCGGTCGGCGAGGACCCGCTTGGCCCACCCGTAGTCCGTCTTGCTGCTGGGGTGCCGCTCCACCTTGTCGACGACCCAGAACGCGACCGGGATCTTGAACCCCGCCAGGGTCGCGCGCAGCGCCTCCTCCAGGGCCGCGAAGTCACCGGTGTGGCCGTCATCCCACTGGAGCACCGCCCCGACCCGGTGGCCGAACCTCTCGTCCGGCACGCCCAGCGCCACGGCGTCCTGCACGCCCTCGGCGGCCTTGAGCGCCGACTCGACCTCCTCGGCGAAGATCTTCTCGCCACCGGAGTTGATCACCTGGCTGCCCCGGCCGAGCATGATGATCGTGTCCGGGCCGTCGTACCTGCCGCGGTCGCCGGTGAAGACCCGCCGGGTCCCTGCGATCTCGCGGAACGTCTCCGCCGACTTGGCGGCGTCCTTGTAGTAGCCACTGGGCTGGTAGCCGGCCTTGACGATCCAGCCGATCTCGGTGGAGTCGTCGGGCAGCGGCTCGTCGAAGTCGTCCACCAGTTGCAGGCCGCTGCCCCGGGGGATGCGGGGGCCGTGGTCGGTGAACAGGGACCCGTCGTCGACGTTCGCCTTCGTCACGACTCCCAGGCCGCCGAAGCCGCTCTCGGAGGATCCGAACGCGTCCATGATCATGAGATCGGGGCGCAGCTCGAAGAGTTCGGCCTTGACCGACGGCGAGAACAGGGCCGCGCCGGAGCTGACCATGAACACGCTCGAGGTGTCGGCACCGGTGCCGCGCATCCGTTCCAGCATCGGCCGCACCATGGCGTCGCCGGCGAGGACGACGATCTGGATCTTCTCGCTCTCGATCTCCTCCAGCACGTCGTCCGCCCGGAAGTGCGGCAGGTAGTGGCACGTGCCCCCGGAGAACAGCGCGGTGAACGAGGGCATGAGCCCGGAGGTGTGGATGAGCGGGAGCAGCACGAGGTAGCGCGCGGGGTCCCCGCCCAGGCCGGCACGGGACTGGTGGTATTCGTCGGGTACCGGCTCCCCGGTGTAGTAGTCGCTGCCCCCGCCGAGGCTGCGCCACAGGTCCTCCTGGCGCCACATCACGCCCTTCGGCTTGCCGGTGGTACCGCCCGTGAAGACGAGGAAGAGGTCGTCCGCGCTGCGTTCCACCGGCGCCCGGTCCGGCGAGGCCGCGGCGAGGAGCTCCCGGGCGTCGAGCGTGCCGGACGGCAGCTCCCCCGCCCCGGACCCGTCCTCGACCACGATGAGGTGACGCAGCCGCTCCGCGTCCCCGACCGCACCCGCCACCGCCGGGGTGAACTCGCGATGGAAGACCAGGGCGCAGGAGTCGGAGTAGTCGTACAGGTACCCCAGCTCGGTTCCCGCGTAGCGGTAGTTGATGCTGACGGGCACGGCACGGAGCTTGAGGACGCCGAGGAACAGCGCGATGCAGTCCACCCCGTTGCGTAGGTGGACCGCCACGTGGTCGCCGGGGCCCACCCCCCGGGAGGCCAGCGCATCGGCCCAGCGGTTGGCCTCCGCCTCCAGCTCCGCGTACGTGAGCCTGCGTTCGCCCTCCACCACCGCGAGCCGGTCGCTCCCGTACGCGTCGACCGCGTGCTCGAAGAGGTCTGCCAGGTTGTGTGCCATGTCGGGGTCCTCCGGGACGGGCTGCTCAGGCGGGGCGGGCTGTTGATGGGGGCGGGTTACAGGTGGGGTGGGCGGCTCATGAGGCGGGCTGGTGGCGGGCGGGCTCAGACCGGGGTGATCGGCAGCGGCGTCCGCGTGGGCCCGAAGCTGAACGCGGCGCCAGTGCTGATGCGGGTGACGGCGACCTCCTCGGTCTCGCGGGCGGGTTCGTCCCCCAGCCTGAGGACCGCTTCCACGCGCGAGGCGTCCGACGGGAGGCGCTCCACCGTCCAGTGCGGGTCGACGGCCTGCGCGGCGGCGGCGAGAGGACGGAGGCCGTCCCGAGCGAGCAGGGGTAGCCAGGTGTCGTCGTGGAACCCGTCGGCGGTGGTGTCCCAGCGGACGGTCACCTCGGTGCCGTCCGCCGAGACCTCCGACGTGTAGCCGGTGTAGGCGGTCGGACCGGCCAGCGGATGCAGGTCGAGAACGGCGGCCAACCCACTGGCGTCCGGGGTCGCCCCCAGCACGTCGCGTATCCGTCCCGCCGCGACCCCGGCGATGCCGGTGGCCTGATAGGCCAGGAGCCGGTCGGCGGTCTCGGTATCCGACCGACGTCGCACCGACTGGTGGAATCCCACGGCGAGCAGGTGCATCTGCAGATAGACCTCGCGGATGATCCTGATGAGCGCCGCCGAGGTGAACTCGGAGAAGACCAGGTCCGTCAGCAGCGGTCCCGCATAGTCGTCGCGCGCGCCCTCGCCGGCGGTGTCCCGCGGCGCCGGGGGGTCGAACCGGAAGTCGATGATCCGGCTCGACGCGGACTCGAGCGCGGGTCCGGGCACCGGGAACGGCTCCGTCTCCGGGTCGATCCGCACCCGCCAGTGGCAGTGCGGGGTACGGCCCTCCGGGGCACGCGGAGGGCGGTGGATGGGCTCGACGATCGCGTGGGGATTGGTGGCGAGGGCGGTGGCGGGGAACGTGGGGTCCTCGATGTCGTGGCACATCGTGGTAACCAGTCGGTCGCCCATCGGCTCCACATCCATGAGGGCGCCGCAGTGATCCAGCCAGAACTCACCGTTGTCGTGGTCGGCCACCGAGTACCGGAAGTCCATGAACTCCGGCGGGGCGCCGACGTCCAGCTGGAATCCCTTGAAGATCTCGGCGACGCCGTCCCCGGTGATCGACAACGCGTCTTTCATGCGACGGGCGTAGTGCGGACTGGCGGCCTGCCACTCCTCTATCGCCACGTCCCGCATGCCGTCGACGCCGAACTCGCCGAGCAGCGCCGGCATGCCGGCGCGGTCGATGAGCTGGCCGATGAGCAGCAGGTCGGGAAGGAGCCGCGCCAGGGTGGCGTGGTCGAGGGCTTCGAGGGGATCGCGCGGCGAGGCGGCGCTCACGGGGCTCAGACCTCGTCCGGGGAAGAGACGGGCCACAACGGAGCCGGGCTGTCCTCGATGCGGTACCAGCCCTCCGGTTTGTCGCCGGCCGCCTCGAACCGCTTCTTCATGGAATCGGTGAGCGCGTCGGCCTCGTACATGCGCATGAACAGGTCCACGACATTGCCGAAGTCGAAGAAGTCGCGGTGCCACGCCCACTGCTGGTTGCCGTTGTAGAGGAACCACGACCCGCCGAGCCCGTGCACCTCGTACGGCGCACCCGTCTTCGGGTCGACGGTGTCCCGCGCGATCTGCTTCCACAGGCACAACACGTCCCCGGTCTCGGGGTCGATGATCGTCCGGATGTACGGGTACTCCCAGCCGTCGAGGCCGGCCATCTCCTGCCCCAGCGCGATGTCGCGGATCTGGTCCCGGCCGACCGCCATGAAGTCGTCTTTGGTGCCGTAGTTCCACCCGTAGGTGGCGTCCTCGGCGTAGAAGTCGGCCAGCGGCGTCCAGTCCTTGTTCCGCTCGCACTCCGCGTTGGCCTCGATCCAGCGCTGCACGAACTCGGCGATCTCGGCACGGTCGTATCGGGTCACGTCACTCACTCCTGGAAGTCTGTTGTGTGGGCACTGTTCTCGTGGGCACTGTCGTTCTCGTGGGCCCTGTCGTTGTCGACCAGTCGCAGCGCCTGCGTCGGGCAGTACTTGACGGCGGCCTTGACGGCCTCGAGTTGATCGTCGGGGATCCCGCCCCGCTTGGCCCGCACCTTGGCCTCGGACCCCTTGGGCACCGTGAACCAGTCGGGTGCCTCGGCCTGACATTCGGCGTGGGCCTGGCACAGGTCGAAGTCGACCTCCACCCGCAGCGACTTCCCCCCGCTCATCAGCGCGCCCTCCTGCGGTAGCGGACGGTGCAGGGCTGGGCCAGCTGGACGACCATCTTGGAGTGGTCGTTGTGGTAGCTCTCCGCCGGCTGGGCGAGCTCGAATTCGAACTCCCGCAGCAGGACCGAGAAGATGGCCTTGATCTGCAGCTGGGCGAACGCCGCACCCACGCAGCGGTGACGGCCGGCGCCGAAGGGGATCCAGGTCCAGCGGTTGACGATGTCCTCCTGCCGCGGCTCGGCGTAGCGGTCCGGGTCGAACGATTCCGCGTCGGGGAAGTCCTCGGGTAGCCGGTTGGACACCGCCGGGGAGGCCGCGACGGTCTGGCCGGCGTGGACGACGTAGTCCCCGATCCGCACGTCCTCCTGGGCGACGCGCATGAGGATGATGAGGGGCGGGTGCAGCCGCAGCGTCTCCTTGAGGGCGTTCTCCACATTTGGCATCTGCCGGAGTGCGCCGAAACTGTACTCCGCGCCGTCCGCGTAGACCTCGTCGAGCTCCGCCACGACCCGGGCGAGGTACTCGGGGTGCTTGAGCAGCTCGATGAGCATCCACGCGCTCGTCCCGGAGGTGGTGTGGTGCCCGGCGAACATCATCGAGATGAAGATCCCGGTGACCTCGTCAGGGGTGAACCTGTGGGTGCCGTCGGGATCCTTGACCGAGACCAGCACGTCCAGCAGATCCCGGTCCTCCTTGTCGGCGGGCGGGTTGGCGACGCGCTCGTCCATGATCGCCGAGACGAGCTCGACCAGCCCGGCGCGCGCCGCGTCGCGCTTGCGGAACGCGGGAATGTCGGCGTAGGCGTCGATGTAGGCGTGGGGGTCGGTCCCCTGCTCCAGGTCGTGGTACAGGTGCGCGAACCGGGAGTCGAGCTGCTCGCGGAACTTGGGGCCGATGAGGCACGCGGACGAGGTGTAGATGGTCAGCTCGGAGAACCACTCGAGCAGGTCGATCTCGCCCTCGTCGCCCCATTCCGCGACCATGCGCTGGACCTCGTGGGGGATGGTGACGGCGTGCTGACGCATGTGGTCCCCGCGCAGGGCCGTGTTGTGCAGCATCTCCGAGCGGCGCTCGGGGCTGGCGTCGAAGACGACGCCCTCGCCGAACACGGGGGTCATGAACGGGTAGGCGGCCGCCTGGTCCAGCGCCTCGTCGGGCGCCCGGAAGAAGGCCTCGTTCGCCGCGGCGCCGGAGGCCAGGCAGATGTCGCGGTCGGCGATCCGGAACACACCCAGGTCGCCGCACTCCTCCCGGACCCGCCAGAACAGACTGATCGGGTCGGTGCGCAGCTCGTCCATGTGGCCGAGTTCGCCTTCACCGCCGGACACCCGCTGCGGCTCCTCGAGGGTCGAGAAGTCGATGGGCTCGTCGGTGGAACTGTCGATGCTGGTCACGAGTAATCCTCCTCGATGGGGGCCTCCGGCTGGATCTCCAGCTCGGTGATCTGGGCGCCGCGGGGCATGGACACCATGGCGGTGACCCCGCGCGCGAGGTCGGCGGGTTTGCACATCCGGGGATGACGGCCGAATCCGTGCCGGACCCATTCGTTGATGACGGCCTCGGCGGTGTCCTGGTCGAAGTCCGTGCCCATCTCGGTCATCACGGGTCCCGGTCGGACCACGCCGAGCCGCACACCGGTGCCCTCGAGCTCCCTACGGGCCTGCTTGGTCATGGTCTCGAGGCCGGCTTTGGCCGCGACGTACGCGCCGGAGCGGGGGCGGGCCGTGTAGGCGACGTCGGAGCCGATGACCACCACGTCCCCGCGGCGGCGGTCGATCATGCCGGGCAGCACCGCGTGGAGCAGGCGGTGGACGGAGAGCAGATGGATGTCGAGCTGGGCGGCGAAGTCGGCCGGGTCCATCTCCCACACCCGTGCCATCTTCAGGCTCCCCGCACTGGAGACCAGCACCTCGGGAGGACCGTAGGCGTCCGCGGCCGCGGCGACGAAACCGGCGACCGAGTCGGCGTCCGTGACGTCGACGGGACGGGCCGTGGCCTCTCCCCCTGCCTCGCGGATGGCCGTGACGAGGTCATCGAGCCGATCGGCGCGGCGCGCGCCCACGACGACGGGGTGCCCGAGGGCGGCGAGGGCCTCGGCGGTCGCGCGGCCGATGCCGGACGAGGCGCCGGTGACCAGGGCGGGGCGCCCGCAGGCGTCCGGATGGGTGGGGAAACGCAGGCTCATCGACCCGCCACCTCGACCCGCATGGGCAGGTGGGCGAACCCGCGGACATTGGAGGAGTGGACGCGCTCGGCCCCGGGGAGCAACTCGTACCCGGTGATCGTGCGGGCGATCATGTCCAGTGCGATGCGGCCCTCGAGCCGGGCGAGGTGCGCGCCGAGGCAGAAGTGGGGTCCCTGGCCGAAGCTGAGGCTGGCCGTCGTGTCGCGCGCGAGGTCGAACGTGTCCCCGTTGTCGAAGACCTCCTCGTCGCGGTTCGCGGACCCGATGAGCAACAGGACCTTCTGGTCGGCGGGGATCGTGACGCCCCGCACCGTGGCCGCCTCCGTGGTGGTGCGCAGGACCATCTGGCTGGAGGTGTCGAAACGCAGCGTCTCCTCCACCCATGCCGGCGCCAGGGCCGGATCGTCGAGGACGGAGCGTGACTGCCCGGGATGCTCGTGGCCCCAGAACAGCACGTTGGCCAGCAGCTTGGTGGTGGTCTCATTGCCCGCGACCACCATGAGGAACAGGAACGACAGGATCTCGTCGTCGTCCAGCTTCTCCCCGTCGATCTCGGCGTCGAGCAGCGCGGAGGTGAGGTCGTCGGTCCTTCCCCGGCGCCGGTCGGCGACCATCCCCTGGTAGTAGGTGATGAGGTCGAGGGCCGCCACCATGGAGTCCTGGGGTACGTCCTGCACGCCCTCCTCGCGGTGCATGACGAGGTCGGCCAGGCGGCGCAGTTCCGCCCGGTCCACCTCGGGCACGCCCATCAGGTCGGAGATGACGTCCATGGGCAGCTTGCCGGCGTAGTCGTCGACGAAGTCGAAGGTCTCACCGTCGCGGGACCGCGCCAGGCACTCGTCCCAGTACTGCCGCGAGATCTTCGAGATCCCCTCGGACAGTGCGTCCACCCGCCTGGACGTGAACCCCTTGCTCACCAGTTTGCGCAGGCGGGCGTGCCGGGGATCGTCCATCGCGAGGAACGACATCGTCTTGTAGGCGTGCGGCCCGTACGCGGCCGGGTCCAGCGAGACCCCCATCGCGTTGGAGAAGACGTCCG from Dietzia sp. B32 includes:
- a CDS encoding AMP-binding protein; translated protein: MPPLPTEATVRFRAARDFLQAHAQDYDAARDGFAWPELDEWNWALNWFDVQAEGNDDPALWIVEEHDGGGAPTEAKYSFDEMRIRSDRTANWLRDSGVGPGDRILLMLANQVELWDVMLAVIKLGAVVIPATTLLAEGDLRDRIARGGIKHVIARAELAGRFADISGDYQRISVGGDERGGAPEGWTDLAAAMDASPDFEPSHTTHADDTLLLYFTSGTTSKPKLVEHTHASYPAGHLSTMYWIGLQPGDVHLNVSSPGWAKHAWSNVFTPWIAGSCVFIYNYSRFDATAMMREMDRCGVTSLCCPPTVWRMLIQADLTQLQVPPRLAVGAGEPLNPEVIGRVRDAWGVTIRDGFGQTETTVQIANTPGQPIKDGSMGRPCPGFDVVLVDPATGQEVAGDGAEGEICLRLDPRPLGLMVGYHGDAERTDAAYADGFYHTGDVGSRDTEGYITYVGRTDDVFKSSDYRISPFELESVLLEHPAVAEAAVVPSPDPVRLSVPKAFVVLAGGWEPTEDTAREIFEYSRTHLAGYKRVRRLQFTDLPKTISGKIRRVELRRGEVDNGPSVDFPGEFREDALR
- a CDS encoding SDR family NAD(P)-dependent oxidoreductase, which gives rise to MTALHLAGRAYAVTGSSRGIGAAVAEELAARGADVVLNGRDPRALAEQVDDLAARSTGRIRGVAGSAHEPAVAEELLARAREGDSVVGGLITCAGVPEPAGSSILTVSHADFADLIDAHLGTVFAPCRVFAPHLVEAGSGAIVTTSSFAWKGDYGGTGYPAGKGAVTSLTMAIAAELAEHGVRANVVCPGARTRLSSGEAYEEQIRDLGRRGMLDELSVAGALDPAGPEYVAPLYTYLVSDLSAGITGGVFAGSGGFIGRFPTPEAQILAYRDFHSHPPWTPEEIDGLLRS
- a CDS encoding acyl-CoA synthetase produces the protein MAHNLADLFEHAVDAYGSDRLAVVEGERRLTYAELEAEANRWADALASRGVGPGDHVAVHLRNGVDCIALFLGVLKLRAVPVSINYRYAGTELGYLYDYSDSCALVFHREFTPAVAGAVGDAERLRHLIVVEDGSGAGELPSGTLDARELLAAASPDRAPVERSADDLFLVFTGGTTGKPKGVMWRQEDLWRSLGGGSDYYTGEPVPDEYHQSRAGLGGDPARYLVLLPLIHTSGLMPSFTALFSGGTCHYLPHFRADDVLEEIESEKIQIVVLAGDAMVRPMLERMRGTGADTSSVFMVSSGAALFSPSVKAELFELRPDLMIMDAFGSSESGFGGLGVVTKANVDDGSLFTDHGPRIPRGSGLQLVDDFDEPLPDDSTEIGWIVKAGYQPSGYYKDAAKSAETFREIAGTRRVFTGDRGRYDGPDTIIMLGRGSQVINSGGEKIFAEEVESALKAAEGVQDAVALGVPDERFGHRVGAVLQWDDGHTGDFAALEEALRATLAGFKIPVAFWVVDKVERHPSSKTDYGWAKRVLADRGPDHDRRQ
- a CDS encoding nuclear transport factor 2 family protein → MTRYDRAEIAEFVQRWIEANAECERNKDWTPLADFYAEDATYGWNYGTKDDFMAVGRDQIRDIALGQEMAGLDGWEYPYIRTIIDPETGDVLCLWKQIARDTVDPKTGAPYEVHGLGGSWFLYNGNQQWAWHRDFFDFGNVVDLFMRMYEADALTDSMKKRFEAAGDKPEGWYRIEDSPAPLWPVSSPDEV
- a CDS encoding ferredoxin, which codes for MRVEVDFDLCQAHAECQAEAPDWFTVPKGSEAKVRAKRGGIPDDQLEAVKAAVKYCPTQALRLVDNDRAHENDSAHENSAHTTDFQE
- a CDS encoding cytochrome P450, with product MDELRTDPISLFWRVREECGDLGVFRIADRDICLASGAAANEAFFRAPDEALDQAAAYPFMTPVFGEGVVFDASPERRSEMLHNTALRGDHMRQHAVTIPHEVQRMVAEWGDEGEIDLLEWFSELTIYTSSACLIGPKFREQLDSRFAHLYHDLEQGTDPHAYIDAYADIPAFRKRDAARAGLVELVSAIMDERVANPPADKEDRDLLDVLVSVKDPDGTHRFTPDEVTGIFISMMFAGHHTTSGTSAWMLIELLKHPEYLARVVAELDEVYADGAEYSFGALRQMPNVENALKETLRLHPPLIILMRVAQEDVRIGDYVVHAGQTVAASPAVSNRLPEDFPDAESFDPDRYAEPRQEDIVNRWTWIPFGAGRHRCVGAAFAQLQIKAIFSVLLREFEFELAQPAESYHNDHSKMVVQLAQPCTVRYRRRAR
- a CDS encoding SDR family oxidoreductase → MSLRFPTHPDACGRPALVTGASSGIGRATAEALAALGHPVVVGARRADRLDDLVTAIREAGGEATARPVDVTDADSVAGFVAAAADAYGPPEVLVSSAGSLKMARVWEMDPADFAAQLDIHLLSVHRLLHAVLPGMIDRRRGDVVVIGSDVAYTARPRSGAYVAAKAGLETMTKQARRELEGTGVRLGVVRPGPVMTEMGTDFDQDTAEAVINEWVRHGFGRHPRMCKPADLARGVTAMVSMPRGAQITELEIQPEAPIEEDYS
- a CDS encoding cytochrome P450 — its product is MTTATPAPLVFSPYDYAVHEDPYPFYARLRAEAPVYHNPELDFWALSRHADVREAFRAPDVFSNAMGVSLDPAAYGPHAYKTMSFLAMDDPRHARLRKLVSKGFTSRRVDALSEGISKISRQYWDECLARSRDGETFDFVDDYAGKLPMDVISDLMGVPEVDRAELRRLADLVMHREEGVQDVPQDSMVAALDLITYYQGMVADRRRGRTDDLTSALLDAEIDGEKLDDDEILSFLFLMVVAGNETTTKLLANVLFWGHEHPGQSRSVLDDPALAPAWVEETLRFDTSSQMVLRTTTEAATVRGVTIPADQKVLLLIGSANRDEEVFDNGDTFDLARDTTASLSFGQGPHFCLGAHLARLEGRIALDMIARTITGYELLPGAERVHSSNVRGFAHLPMRVEVAGR